CTTTCTCACCTGCGGTAACAGCAGCAGCAGGCCCACGCTGTCGGTGATGAATCCCGGGGTGATCAGGGTCAGGGCCGAGGCCAATACCAGCACGCCCTCGAGGATCGCGTCACCGGGCAGTTGCCCGGACTTGATCTGCGACTGGAAGTCGGCGTAGACCCGCAAACCCTCGCGTCGCGCCAGTACGGCGCCGACCCAGGCGGTGCAGACCACGATCAGGATCGTGGTCATCGCGCCGATACGGCCGCCGACCTGGATC
Above is a window of Candidatus Alcyoniella australis DNA encoding:
- a CDS encoding FxsA family protein, with the protein product MGRLFLLFTLLPLAELVVLIQVGGRIGAMTTILIVVCTAWVGAVLARREGLRVYADFQSQIKSGQLPGDAILEGVLVLASALTLITPGFITDSVGLLLLLPQVRKAVVLKLKKHYADRIMVKQGIIDIDDNNIDV